ATGAACATTCAGGTGACGACTCCCTCGAAGGAGCCCGAGCAGATATTGAGCATTCCGGCCGCCATATATGTGATCACACAGGAGGACATCCGCCGCTCCGGCGTCACCAGCATTCCC
The sequence above is a segment of the Terriglobia bacterium genome. Coding sequences within it:
- a CDS encoding TonB-dependent receptor; the encoded protein is MRWRFWIMFLLLLVIGDSGASAQNLPQTNLKKLSLEELMNIQVTTPSKEPEQILSIPAAIYVITQEDIRRSGVTSIP